In Solanum pennellii chromosome 7, SPENNV200, the following are encoded in one genomic region:
- the LOC107026575 gene encoding ATP-dependent DNA helicase PIF1-like — MKVSLLYTAKTAYRFLSSKATWGCQVSAKSKAKSCRSELIGTKKPKVKLTEQQNQILEAISNGNSVFITGSAGTGKTYLLQHIITKLRKIHGKSRVFVTASTGVAACSLNGQTLHSFAGIGLGDASFVDLLSRVSLDKRAYRRWNKVRALVIDEISMVSGEVFDNLEFIARSIRSEELGCEEKIWGGIQLVVSGDFFQLPPVINKKGQQKEFAFEADCWNASFDEQIELKTIFRQSDAQLIKLLQGIRKGKYDSEDLKLLDQCCSKVEPDSSAVQLYPRIEDVSRVNAERLDCLDEVLFNYQALDSGKDPWKKQLKNGIAPELLKLCVGSRVLLTKNIDVVGGLVNGATGTILDFAFVQDTHKLYDHEISDICGNGNLLPVVRFDSGQELMIGVERWYVMEGDEAVAMRKQIPLILAWALSIHKCQGMTLNNLHTDLYRVFGFGMVYVALSRVKSLDGLNLVNFNPSKIKANPKVLQFYERLSAEKDEQKEDSVTDDI; from the coding sequence ATGAAGGTGTCATTGTTGTACACAGCTAAAACAGCCTATAGGTTCTTGAGCTCCAAAGCTACATGGGGGTGTCAAGTTAGTGCAAAGAGTAAGGCAAAAAGTTGTAGAAGTGAACTCATAGGTACAAAAAAACCTAAAGTGAAGTTAACTGAGCAGCAAAATCAAATCTTGGAAGCAATTTCAAATGGAAATTCTGTTTTCATTACTGGGTCAGCAGGGACCGGAAAAACCTATTTACTTCAGCATATAATCACTAAACTTAGGAAAATTCATGGGAAATCTCGGGTTTTTGTTACAGCTTCAACTGGGGTTGCTGCTTGTTCCCTCAATGGGCAAACCCTTCATTCTTTTGCTGGAATTGGACTTGGTGATGCTAGTTTTGTGGATTTGCTATCAAGGGTTTCGTTGGATAAGAGAGCATATCGAAGATGGAATAAAGTTAGGGCTTTGGTTATCGATGAGATTAGTATGGTTAGTGGTGAGGTTTTCGACAATCTTGAGTTCATTGCAAGGAGCATTAGAAGTGAAGAACTTGGCTGTGAGGAGAAGATTTGGGGTGGGATACAATTAGTTGTGAGTGGAGACTTTTTTCAGCTTCCACCAGTAATTAATAAGAAGGGACAACAGAAGGAATTTGCTTTTGAAGCTGATTGTTGGAATGCTAGTTTTGACGAACAAATAGAACTGAAAACTATCTTTAGGCAGTCTGATGCTCAGCTAATAAAACTGCTGCAGGGGATTAGGAAAGGGAAGTATGATTCGGAGGATTTGAAGTTATTGGATCAATGTTGCTCAAAGGTGGAGCCAGATTCTTCAGCTGTTCAGCTCTACCCACGGATTGAAGATGTGAGTAGAGTGAACGCTGAGAGACTTGACTGTTTAGATGAGGTACTGTTCAATTATCAAGCTCTCGACAGTGGTAAAGATCCTTGGAAGAAGCAGCTTAAGAATGGAATTGCACCTGAGCTGCTCAAATTGTGTGTAGGATCTCGGGTTCTGTTGACGAAGAACATTGATGTTGTTGGTGGACTTGTGAACGGTGCTACTGGTACAATCTTAGATTTTGCTTTTGTTCAAGATACTCATAAATTATATGACCATGAGATTTCTGATATTTGCGGAAATGGTAACCTGCTACCTGTTGTTAGATTTGATTCTGGCCAAGAACTGATGATTGGTGTAGAAAGATGGTATGTAATGGAGGGAGATGAAGCTGTTGCAATGCGAAAGCAAATTCCACTCATATTAGCTTGGGCTCTAAGCATTCACAAGTGTCAAGGGATGACTCTGAACAACCTCCATACAGACCTCTACCGTGTTTTTGGCTTTGGGATGGTATATGTTGCTCTTTCGCGTGTTAAAAGCTTGGATGGCCTTAATCTAGTCAATTTCAATCCGTCAAAGATCAAGGCAAACCCAAAGGTTTTGCAATTCTATGAAAGATTGTCTGCTGAGAAAGATGAACAAAAGGAAGACAGTGTAACTGATGATATCTAA
- the LOC107026578 gene encoding uncharacterized protein LOC107026578 yields the protein MADFSFLSDSDNEKAVEELLSQAMDQSVLEQVAAINCSGFTDSVLPTQLETRFRKLKSLPAAPATSKPSAVARNSRSFGSSEFPKTKKIDDENEKIEGSPVEEKGSKVKLEDEFVEKQRKSTSIENDVFSKITNGKRGKRSSSPGPISSPSDSTKDCSSPPVKTGCFWCSPKKGFSKKGKENKGVSMELKWGKDDELLSDLSIFSSKNQEKLMKKAMVEQEKINREAEKIVKWAKQASARMDVSSIEDELSDEDTFK from the coding sequence ATGGCggatttctcttttctttctgaTAGCGACAATGAAAAAGCGGTAGAAGAGCTTCTATCACAAGCAATGGATCAATCTGTTCTTGAACAAGTTGCTGCCATTAATTGCTCTGGTTTTACTGACTCTGTACTCCCCACTCAGCTCGAAACTCGTTTTCGGAAACTCAAATCCCTTCCTGCTGCTCCGGCAACTTCCAAACCCTCCGCTGTCGCAAGAAATTCCAGGAGTTTCGGTTCCTCGGAGTTCCCTAAAACGAAGAaaattgatgatgaaaatgagaaaattgaagGAAGTCCAGTTGAGGAGAAAGGTTCTAAGGTGAAATTGGAAGATGAGTTTGTTGAAAAACAGAGGAAATCAACGTCAATTGAAAATGATGTTTTCTCAAAAATCACAAATGGGAAAAGAGGGAAAAGATCTTCTTCACCTGGGCCAATATCATCTCCATCGGATTCTACTAAGGATTGTTCGTCTCCGCCAGTGAAAACTGGGTGTTTTTGGTGTTCACCTAAGAAGGGGTTTAGTAAAAAGGGGAAAGAGAATAAGGGTGTGAGTATGGAGCTGAAATGGGGGAAGGATGATGAGTTATTATCGGACTTGAGTATATTCTCATCGAAAAATCAAgagaagttgatgaagaaagctATGGTGGAGCAAGAGAAGATTAACAGAGAAGCTGAGAAGATTGTTAAGTGGGCAAAACAAGCATCTGCTAGGATGGATGTTTCTAGCATTGAAGATGAACTAAGTGATGAGGACACTTTCAAATGA